One region of Sphingomonas abietis genomic DNA includes:
- a CDS encoding maleate cis-trans isomerase family protein: MRLALVLPSVNTVVEPWLPRALPATASLHIARMLLPDALTSDNIVEMDRIDGQRAVKQLKSCRPDALLYGCVASSVLQGLRYDRALLREMAALSGVPCETAAGASISALQALGAVRILIVSPYDEKVDAFEHRFFEDAGFEIVDSASFGISNSFELAAVSEQSLIDRVGHMPQADAIFLSCMNMRSHAVVDTIEAVTGMPVVTATTASAWALLRLAGDEKDPGFIGRLGGLGMPASAASLLRR, translated from the coding sequence ATGCGTCTGGCTCTCGTGCTGCCGAGCGTCAACACAGTGGTGGAGCCGTGGCTTCCACGCGCTCTGCCCGCTACCGCCAGCCTCCACATCGCCCGCATGTTGCTTCCCGATGCGCTGACTTCGGATAACATCGTCGAGATGGATCGGATCGATGGGCAGAGGGCGGTCAAGCAGCTCAAGAGCTGCCGCCCCGACGCCCTCCTTTACGGTTGCGTGGCCTCGAGTGTCCTTCAGGGGCTTCGATATGATCGCGCCCTTCTTCGCGAAATGGCAGCCTTGTCGGGTGTTCCCTGCGAGACGGCAGCAGGAGCGTCGATCAGCGCTCTTCAGGCCCTGGGCGCAGTCCGGATCCTGATCGTCTCACCCTATGACGAGAAGGTCGATGCATTTGAGCATCGCTTCTTCGAAGATGCCGGTTTCGAGATCGTCGACAGTGCGAGCTTCGGCATCTCCAACAGTTTCGAATTGGCCGCCGTTTCGGAGCAATCCTTGATCGATCGCGTGGGGCACATGCCGCAAGCGGACGCGATATTCCTGTCCTGCATGAACATGCGGTCGCATGCGGTGGTCGATACGATCGAGGCCGTGACCGGGATGCCGGTCGTGACCGCCACCACCGCGTCCGCATGGGCGCTGCTGCGTCTGGCCGGCGACGAGAAGGATCCAGGGTTCATCGGACGGCTCGGCGGTTTGGGG
- a CDS encoding amidohydrolase family protein: MTSELRPTDPDPLEAVTPHTQAPAGTTDCHFHIFSPDVYPLSEHRMYDPGDASVERYMRMARTVGIERVVVVNGSPYGADNRCILDSIKAFDAVLGAGQARGVAVIEPEISDEALMALRDGGICGMRINVMTGRTPISALPTIASRIAPLGMHVQLWVKGEQLAEVAQVLPDLAVPIVIDHLGQAPIPEGVQHPTFQTLLRLLEDQRVWAKLVGYRVSAGPPYSDLAAPVAAILDVAADRCVWGTDWPHPFLEGKPMPNDGDLLDLLASWCTPEQFKAVLVDNPARLYGF, encoded by the coding sequence ATGACCAGCGAATTGCGTCCGACAGATCCCGATCCGCTCGAGGCGGTGACGCCGCATACTCAGGCGCCTGCGGGAACGACCGACTGCCATTTCCATATTTTCTCGCCCGATGTGTATCCCTTGAGCGAGCACCGGATGTACGATCCGGGCGACGCGTCGGTCGAACGATATATGCGTATGGCACGGACTGTGGGCATCGAGCGGGTCGTCGTCGTCAACGGCAGCCCCTATGGCGCCGACAATCGCTGCATCCTCGACTCGATCAAGGCATTTGACGCGGTGCTGGGCGCGGGCCAGGCGCGCGGTGTCGCCGTCATCGAACCGGAGATCAGCGACGAAGCGCTGATGGCGCTCAGGGACGGCGGGATCTGCGGGATGCGGATCAACGTGATGACAGGCCGAACCCCGATTTCGGCGCTGCCGACGATCGCCTCCCGCATCGCGCCGCTGGGGATGCACGTACAATTGTGGGTGAAGGGCGAGCAACTGGCCGAGGTGGCGCAAGTCCTTCCGGATCTCGCAGTGCCGATCGTGATCGATCATCTTGGCCAGGCGCCGATCCCGGAGGGCGTTCAGCATCCCACATTCCAGACCCTGCTGCGCTTGCTCGAGGATCAGCGCGTCTGGGCCAAATTGGTCGGATATCGCGTCTCTGCGGGGCCACCCTACAGCGATCTGGCAGCGCCCGTCGCGGCCATCCTCGACGTCGCGGCCGACCGATGCGTCTGGGGGACGGACTGGCCGCATCCCTTCCTCGAAGGCAAGCCGATGCCGAACGACGGGGATCTTCTCGATCTGCTGGCATCCTGGTGTACGCCTGAGCAGTTCAAGGCCGTGCTGGTCGACAATCCGGCGCGCCTTTACGGCTTCTAG
- a CDS encoding GMC family oxidoreductase: MAKEDRSRDEIADVLIIGAGASGSVAAKHLAEAGFKVVCLEQGRKIDPGEFTGDKPEWELTAQRDWHPNPNVRDLEEDYPIETSDSDVNPLMFNGVGGSTILYAAHWQRFKPSDFHVKTLDGIAEDWPFSYADLLPYYEALDIEMGVSGLGGDPAYPPGKAPPLPPLPINKAGRKAAEGMNKLGWHWWPSPNNIPSRAYNGRNPCVRRGTCLTGCPEGAKGSTDLTHWPAALKAGARLVTGARVSQIETDGNGLATGAVYFDRAGRERRQRASVVIVCGNAVGTARLLLLSGKGSNSALANSSGLVGTHLMMHPYAAVNGLFDEPLESWIGPSGQMIHSLEFVESDPSRGFLRGGKWQVMPSGGPLGLRAGYTGKAIEDHWGLNLHRSTKQTFGRSFEWGITAEDLPDIANRVVLDEALTDSDGIPSPKIIYKNSDNTRKLLDFHVARAREAMGAAGATDITSTSLMRDCGWHLMGTARMGHDPETSVVDQWCRSHDVPNLYVMDGSTFVTSSASNPTATITAIAFRAVSHLIAHRREQEIAA, from the coding sequence ATGGCAAAAGAAGATCGTAGCCGCGATGAGATCGCAGATGTGCTCATCATCGGTGCCGGCGCATCCGGATCGGTCGCTGCCAAGCATCTGGCAGAGGCGGGCTTCAAGGTCGTCTGTCTCGAGCAAGGCCGAAAAATAGATCCAGGCGAGTTCACCGGCGACAAGCCGGAATGGGAATTGACCGCGCAGCGCGACTGGCATCCCAATCCCAATGTCCGGGATCTGGAAGAAGACTATCCGATCGAGACATCGGATTCCGACGTCAATCCGCTGATGTTCAACGGCGTCGGCGGCAGTACGATCTTGTACGCCGCGCACTGGCAGCGCTTCAAGCCGTCCGACTTCCACGTCAAGACTCTCGATGGCATCGCGGAAGACTGGCCGTTCAGCTACGCCGATCTCCTGCCTTATTACGAAGCGCTCGATATCGAGATGGGCGTCTCGGGCCTCGGCGGCGATCCCGCCTATCCGCCCGGCAAGGCGCCGCCGCTCCCGCCGCTCCCGATCAACAAGGCCGGCCGCAAGGCGGCCGAGGGAATGAACAAGCTCGGCTGGCATTGGTGGCCCAGCCCCAACAATATCCCCTCTCGCGCCTATAATGGTCGCAATCCCTGCGTGCGCCGTGGAACCTGCCTGACGGGCTGCCCCGAGGGCGCCAAGGGGTCCACCGACCTGACCCATTGGCCGGCCGCGCTGAAGGCGGGGGCTCGCCTCGTCACGGGGGCTCGGGTCAGCCAGATCGAGACCGATGGCAACGGCCTCGCCACCGGCGCGGTCTATTTCGATCGCGCCGGCCGGGAGCGGCGCCAGCGCGCCTCGGTCGTGATCGTGTGCGGCAATGCAGTCGGAACCGCCCGGCTTCTGCTGCTCTCCGGAAAAGGCTCGAACAGCGCGCTTGCCAACTCCTCCGGTCTGGTCGGAACGCATCTGATGATGCATCCCTATGCTGCGGTGAACGGCCTGTTCGACGAGCCGCTCGAGAGCTGGATCGGGCCTTCGGGGCAGATGATCCACTCCCTGGAATTTGTGGAGAGCGACCCCTCGCGCGGATTTCTGCGCGGCGGTAAATGGCAGGTCATGCCCTCGGGCGGTCCGCTCGGGCTTCGTGCCGGTTATACCGGCAAGGCCATCGAGGACCATTGGGGCCTCAACCTCCATCGCAGCACCAAACAGACTTTCGGCCGGTCTTTCGAATGGGGCATCACCGCGGAAGATCTGCCGGACATCGCCAATCGGGTCGTGCTCGACGAGGCGCTGACCGATTCCGACGGAATTCCGTCTCCCAAAATCATCTACAAGAATTCCGACAACACCCGGAAGTTGCTCGACTTCCATGTGGCGCGGGCGCGTGAGGCCATGGGAGCGGCCGGCGCTACGGACATCACCAGCACATCGTTGATGCGCGACTGCGGATGGCATCTGATGGGCACGGCGCGCATGGGCCATGATCCGGAAACCTCCGTCGTCGATCAATGGTGCCGTTCGCACGACGTTCCCAACCTCTATGTGATGGACGGCAGCACCTTCGTGACATCGTCCGCATCGAACCCGACCGCAACCATCACCGCCATCGCCTTCCGGGCGGTGTCGCACCTGATCGCCCATCGGCGGGAACAGGAGATCGCAGCATGA
- a CDS encoding heterodisulfide reductase-related iron-sulfur binding cluster, producing the protein MLGRPVALALVSAIFLAVALWRSFRVMKPVFQASGAARLDRPLDRLKGLWTDVALHRRLRRKRYAGTLHALMFSGFIILFTVTIESFVGGFFPHFSFAPFGEATWLGLLQDIFAALVFVALGMAIYQRAVIKPARFKSSNQKDAWTIYGLIGAVVGGLLCEAIFHQVATSAPSPWRPITGSIAKLLQTSGMSPGAALQAQAVAYWVHVVAVLSFLAYIPGSKHRHMFTAIPNIYFRALDKKDELPAIDLEAGPIGVSKIEQLDWKHKLDLVSCTECGRCEEVCPANAAGLPLSPKKIVMDMRDHMFAGGTCEGGLQLVDGVISDETLFACTTCRACMDACPVRIEPMTKLIEMRRAAIEEGEVEPMLQDALANLQRTGNSQGKPAKQRAKWTQGLPFKLKDARKEPVDVLWFVGDHASFDPRVQEITRKVALLLDAAGVDFGILYEGEQNSGNDVRRVGEEGAFETLATANIATLAQCSFQRIVTTDPHTLNALRTDYANLGAHYTVLHYTQLLVELIDADKLRLRQAGGKVVTYHDPCYLGRYSGEFDAPRELIRRAGYTLQDMDRSRENSFCCGAGGGRIWMDDSAMTERPSENRIKEALALDGVSGFIVSCPKDTIMYRAAVQALGVEDRIMVQDIADLLVIEEAVAPQEEQTAAAAA; encoded by the coding sequence ATGCTCGGTCGACCGGTAGCCCTGGCACTCGTCAGCGCCATTTTCCTGGCCGTCGCGCTGTGGCGCTCTTTCCGGGTGATGAAGCCCGTGTTCCAGGCGTCGGGCGCCGCGCGCCTCGATCGGCCGCTCGATCGCCTGAAGGGGCTGTGGACCGACGTCGCGCTTCACCGGCGCCTGCGCCGGAAACGCTATGCCGGAACCCTCCACGCGCTGATGTTCTCCGGTTTCATCATTCTCTTCACGGTGACGATCGAGAGCTTCGTCGGCGGCTTCTTCCCGCATTTCTCCTTTGCGCCTTTTGGCGAGGCGACATGGCTTGGCCTGCTGCAGGACATTTTCGCCGCGCTCGTCTTCGTCGCGCTCGGGATGGCGATCTATCAGCGTGCGGTCATCAAGCCCGCGCGGTTCAAGAGTTCGAACCAGAAGGACGCGTGGACGATCTATGGTCTGATCGGCGCGGTCGTGGGCGGCCTCCTGTGCGAAGCGATCTTCCATCAGGTCGCGACCTCGGCGCCGTCCCCCTGGCGGCCGATTACGGGGTCGATCGCGAAGCTTCTGCAGACCAGCGGAATGTCGCCCGGGGCGGCGCTGCAGGCGCAGGCGGTCGCTTATTGGGTCCATGTCGTCGCGGTGCTGTCCTTCCTGGCCTATATTCCCGGCTCCAAGCACCGGCATATGTTCACGGCCATCCCGAACATCTACTTTCGGGCCTTGGACAAGAAGGACGAGCTGCCCGCGATCGATCTGGAGGCCGGCCCGATCGGCGTGTCGAAGATCGAGCAGCTCGACTGGAAGCATAAGCTCGATCTCGTGTCGTGTACGGAATGCGGTCGCTGCGAGGAGGTCTGTCCGGCGAACGCCGCCGGACTGCCGCTCAGCCCCAAAAAAATCGTCATGGACATGCGCGACCATATGTTCGCGGGCGGGACATGCGAGGGGGGGCTCCAGCTCGTCGACGGGGTCATTTCCGACGAGACGCTTTTCGCCTGCACGACCTGCCGTGCGTGCATGGACGCCTGCCCGGTTCGGATCGAGCCGATGACCAAGCTGATCGAGATGCGCCGCGCGGCGATCGAAGAGGGCGAGGTCGAGCCGATGCTGCAGGACGCGCTGGCCAATCTCCAGCGCACCGGCAATTCGCAGGGCAAGCCCGCCAAGCAGCGGGCGAAATGGACGCAAGGGCTGCCGTTCAAGCTCAAGGATGCGCGCAAGGAGCCGGTCGACGTGCTCTGGTTCGTCGGCGACCATGCCTCGTTCGATCCTCGGGTGCAGGAGATCACGCGGAAGGTCGCGCTCCTGCTCGACGCGGCGGGCGTGGACTTCGGCATTCTTTATGAAGGCGAGCAGAATTCCGGCAATGACGTCCGCCGGGTGGGCGAGGAGGGCGCCTTCGAGACGCTCGCCACCGCCAATATCGCCACCCTGGCACAGTGCAGCTTCCAACGGATCGTGACGACCGATCCGCATACGCTCAATGCCTTGCGCACGGACTATGCGAACCTCGGCGCGCACTACACGGTGTTGCACTATACGCAGCTGCTCGTCGAGCTGATCGACGCGGACAAGCTTCGTCTGCGCCAGGCCGGCGGCAAGGTCGTGACCTATCACGATCCCTGCTACCTCGGACGATATAGCGGCGAATTCGACGCCCCTCGCGAGCTGATCCGCAGGGCTGGCTACACCCTCCAGGACATGGATCGCTCGCGCGAGAACAGCTTCTGCTGCGGTGCGGGCGGCGGCCGGATCTGGATGGACGATTCCGCCATGACCGAGCGGCCCAGCGAGAACCGGATCAAGGAAGCTCTGGCTCTCGACGGCGTGTCGGGTTTCATCGTGTCCTGTCCCAAGGACACGATCATGTACCGCGCGGCGGTTCAGGCGCTCGGCGTCGAGGATCGGATCATGGTCCAGGATATCGCTGACCTGCTGGTCATCGAAGAGGCTGTGGCGCCGCAAGAAGAACAGACCGCAGCGGCGGCGGCGTGA
- a CDS encoding electron transfer flavoprotein subunit alpha/FixB family protein, whose translation MRILVYIEQAGGELGGSSLELLTKARSLADATSGVVEVLSIGSTALSSEKIKGADVLLQAVDPALEAYIPSTHAAIIESVVSSRNPDLVLFGYTAAGLDQAPYLAARRNLSTAAYCTDLEMVDASLTARCQIYGGKLIATVALETPAVVALTPGSVQEEALAGRDVEVVELDISAALATPSITFVDQTPVDPDAIDITQSERLVCVGRGIGDKENIDEVRALATILKGEVVGSRPIVDLGWLPKERQVGKSGRKVKPRVYLALGVSGAPEHLEGMAKSDLIVAINTDANAPIFRFAHYGATVDCVDFVPALQSAIEKRGA comes from the coding sequence ATGCGGATACTCGTTTACATAGAACAGGCTGGCGGAGAGCTCGGCGGATCATCCCTTGAACTGCTGACCAAAGCGCGAAGCCTGGCGGACGCGACGTCGGGCGTCGTGGAAGTCCTTTCGATCGGCAGCACCGCCCTTTCCTCCGAGAAGATCAAGGGCGCAGACGTGCTGCTGCAGGCGGTGGATCCGGCTCTGGAGGCCTATATTCCCTCGACGCACGCAGCGATTATCGAGAGCGTCGTGTCCAGCCGAAATCCGGATCTGGTTCTGTTCGGATATACGGCTGCCGGTCTTGACCAGGCGCCCTATCTTGCCGCGCGCAGGAATCTTTCGACGGCCGCCTACTGCACCGACCTGGAGATGGTCGATGCCAGCTTGACCGCCCGGTGTCAGATCTACGGCGGCAAACTCATCGCGACGGTCGCGCTCGAGACGCCTGCCGTGGTCGCTCTCACCCCGGGCTCGGTTCAGGAAGAGGCGCTCGCCGGCCGCGATGTGGAAGTCGTCGAGCTCGACATCTCCGCCGCCCTCGCGACGCCGTCGATCACCTTCGTCGACCAGACACCGGTCGACCCCGATGCGATCGACATCACCCAGTCCGAGCGGCTGGTATGCGTCGGTCGTGGAATCGGCGACAAGGAGAATATCGACGAGGTGCGGGCGCTCGCGACCATCCTCAAGGGCGAAGTCGTGGGCTCGCGGCCGATCGTGGATCTCGGATGGCTTCCCAAGGAGCGGCAGGTCGGCAAATCGGGGCGCAAGGTCAAGCCGCGGGTCTATCTCGCGCTCGGCGTATCCGGCGCTCCGGAGCATCTGGAGGGCATGGCCAAGTCGGATCTGATCGTCGCCATCAACACCGATGCCAATGCGCCGATTTTCCGCTTCGCGCATTATGGTGCGACCGTGGACTGCGTCGATTTCGTTCCGGCCCTGCAGAGCGCGATCGAGAAGCGAGGTGCATAG
- a CDS encoding electron transfer flavoprotein subunit beta/FixA family protein, giving the protein MHVLVVMRLVPDTSEDVEIDASGVDIDREWVDLKLCEFDDHALEEAILLKERAGAKVTAIAIAGEGVDRMLQTATARGADQCIRIDYELDNPTSTAEAAKVVAEAIRSIGADLVLTGVLTTEDVLGQWAPFIAGCLGWPTVNAVSGIEAGGKGVIVRQEYSGGRSSRLDVPFPAVLGVQSASQPPRYVPGSKLRQAMGTPIEAKTIDVIVTGRSGTITALAAPEGAHHANMIDGDAEAVASAIADILAERSLV; this is encoded by the coding sequence ATGCACGTTCTGGTCGTAATGCGACTTGTGCCCGACACGAGTGAAGACGTTGAAATCGACGCCTCCGGCGTCGACATCGACCGCGAATGGGTCGACCTTAAACTCTGCGAATTCGATGACCACGCGCTCGAGGAAGCCATTCTTCTCAAGGAGCGCGCCGGTGCGAAGGTCACCGCGATCGCCATCGCCGGCGAGGGCGTGGACCGCATGCTGCAGACCGCAACCGCACGCGGCGCGGACCAGTGCATACGCATCGACTATGAGCTCGATAATCCGACCAGCACGGCAGAGGCGGCCAAGGTCGTCGCCGAGGCGATCAGGTCGATCGGTGCCGATCTTGTTCTGACCGGCGTGCTGACGACGGAGGACGTTCTCGGCCAGTGGGCGCCCTTTATCGCCGGCTGCCTGGGATGGCCCACGGTCAACGCGGTGAGCGGGATCGAAGCGGGTGGAAAGGGTGTCATCGTTCGCCAGGAATATTCCGGCGGACGCTCGTCCCGTCTCGACGTGCCGTTTCCCGCCGTTCTCGGCGTACAATCGGCCTCGCAGCCGCCGCGCTACGTGCCGGGCAGCAAACTCCGTCAGGCGATGGGCACGCCCATCGAGGCGAAGACGATCGACGTGATCGTGACAGGCCGATCGGGCACCATCACGGCCCTGGCGGCGCCCGAAGGGGCTCATCACGCCAATATGATCGACGGCGATGCCGAGGCGGTCGCCTCGGCGATCGCGGACATCCTGGCAGAGCGCAGCCTGGTTTGA
- a CDS encoding GlcG/HbpS family heme-binding protein: MSLTNAKIQAALEAGLAKAAEIGCASSITILDSGRNLRGFIRMEGALLASIEISQGKAFTAASMQMNTADLTEYVQPGAPFYGLEVSHRHPMVIFGGGVVAKTGDEFVGAVGAAGGSIDDDVAVASAAVAALV; encoded by the coding sequence ATGTCGTTGACGAATGCAAAAATCCAGGCTGCGCTCGAAGCTGGTCTGGCAAAAGCCGCCGAGATCGGCTGCGCCTCGAGCATCACCATTCTCGACAGCGGGCGCAACCTGCGCGGGTTCATTCGGATGGAAGGCGCCCTCCTGGCGAGCATCGAGATTTCTCAGGGCAAGGCGTTCACCGCCGCTTCCATGCAGATGAATACCGCGGATCTGACCGAATATGTCCAGCCGGGTGCGCCATTTTATGGTCTGGAAGTGTCACATCGCCACCCGATGGTGATCTTCGGCGGCGGCGTGGTGGCGAAGACGGGCGACGAATTCGTCGGTGCTGTGGGCGCCGCCGGCGGATCGATCGACGATGATGTGGCCGTGGCGTCTGCGGCGGTTGCCGCGCTGGTATAA
- a CDS encoding SDR family NAD(P)-dependent oxidoreductase — protein sequence MSDRLSNKRVIFVGAATGIGRATAEAFVAEGAKLVLLDVNPTAGKSTAEALGVPFVQCDISDENSVEQAVAAAVASLGGLDTLVNTAAIQDAGEVEDFDVKIWDRIYAVNARGSFLLAKYAIPHLKKSQGAAIVNTASLAGYRGGPGMVAYASSKGAVIAFTTTLALELAKDKIRVNAVCPGWVDTPFNDPAIGFMGGSDAQNQAISAMVPLGRQAVPAEMAPLYVYLASDESSFMTAQSITIDGGVWN from the coding sequence ATGAGCGATCGGCTGAGCAACAAGCGCGTCATTTTCGTGGGCGCGGCGACGGGTATTGGTCGTGCTACGGCAGAGGCGTTCGTCGCCGAAGGCGCAAAGCTCGTCCTTCTCGACGTCAACCCGACCGCCGGAAAATCGACCGCCGAAGCGCTCGGTGTTCCCTTCGTCCAGTGCGACATTTCCGATGAGAACAGCGTCGAGCAGGCGGTTGCCGCAGCCGTCGCGTCGCTTGGCGGTCTCGATACGCTCGTGAACACGGCCGCAATCCAGGACGCCGGCGAGGTCGAGGATTTCGACGTCAAGATTTGGGACCGGATCTACGCGGTCAACGCGCGCGGTTCGTTTCTCCTGGCCAAATATGCGATCCCCCATCTGAAGAAATCGCAGGGTGCGGCGATCGTCAACACGGCGTCGCTGGCGGGCTATCGTGGCGGCCCCGGGATGGTCGCCTATGCATCGTCGAAAGGCGCTGTGATCGCCTTCACGACCACGCTGGCACTGGAATTGGCGAAGGACAAGATCCGGGTGAACGCGGTCTGCCCCGGCTGGGTCGATACTCCCTTCAACGATCCCGCCATCGGTTTCATGGGCGGTTCGGATGCCCAAAATCAGGCGATCAGCGCGATGGTTCCGCTGGGGCGCCAGGCCGTGCCCGCAGAAATGGCGCCTCTCTACGTCTATCTGGCATCGGACGAGTCGTCCTTCATGACGGCCCAGTCGATCACGATCGATGGAGGTGTGTGGAATTAG
- a CDS encoding GntR family transcriptional regulator has product MVGMAARAEISETVEKKETTVNEVANALMEDIIFGQFRPRERLVEEELADRYGTSRSLARKALVELDRTGLIERRPNKGVIVSDFSIDDLEKLYEMRLILQSEAARRITRPVAPALIAELRNINAEYAAAIAQGDKKEAYRINTQFHEVFYGACGNRYLSDAISQYWLRTTPIHWYVLGDRAYLRNSHQDHADMIDGLESGDLDKVVEIGRDHILPALEAYRQLHGRR; this is encoded by the coding sequence ATGGTCGGCATGGCGGCGCGCGCCGAGATTTCGGAGACGGTCGAAAAGAAAGAGACGACCGTCAACGAGGTGGCCAATGCGTTGATGGAAGACATCATCTTCGGACAATTCCGCCCGCGTGAACGTCTGGTCGAAGAGGAACTCGCCGATCGCTATGGGACGAGTCGCAGCTTGGCGCGAAAGGCGCTCGTCGAGCTCGACCGCACCGGATTGATCGAGCGTCGCCCCAACAAGGGCGTGATCGTCAGCGACTTCTCGATTGATGATCTGGAGAAGCTGTATGAAATGCGTCTCATCCTGCAATCCGAAGCAGCGCGTCGGATCACGCGGCCCGTCGCTCCCGCGCTCATTGCCGAGCTGCGCAATATCAACGCGGAGTATGCGGCCGCAATCGCTCAAGGCGATAAGAAGGAAGCCTATCGGATCAATACGCAGTTCCACGAAGTCTTCTATGGCGCATGTGGAAATCGGTATCTGTCCGATGCCATCAGCCAGTATTGGTTGCGGACGACGCCGATCCATTGGTATGTTCTTGGCGATCGGGCCTATCTTCGCAATTCCCATCAAGATCATGCCGACATGATTGACGGGCTCGAATCCGGCGACCTTGATAAGGTTGTGGAAATCGGCCGAGACCATATCCTGCCCGCGCTCGAAGCTTATCGGCAGCTTCACGGACGCCGGTAG
- a CDS encoding FAS1-like dehydratase domain-containing protein gives MSRSIEPRDGDIAPELSHWFNFLPYCPLDQTGSDGHPAKGGFLPPIELPRRMWAGSDMQFHRPLCVGRDIRRVSTILDVTEKDGRSGKLAFVKVQHRVSDAGGDLLTERQDIVYREAVQAPTAPPPPNPAPASPAWSRKIKPSPVLLFRFSAMTFNSHRIHYDRPYAVETEFYPGLVVHGPLLATLLMYEFKERYPEADIEGYKFRAVRPVFDLAPFYVCGSIDPTGDTAQLHIADADNNLCMQASVSCRQPLA, from the coding sequence TTGTCGCGCTCCATCGAGCCGCGCGACGGCGACATCGCCCCCGAGCTCAGTCACTGGTTCAACTTCCTGCCCTATTGCCCGCTCGACCAGACGGGCTCCGACGGACATCCCGCGAAAGGCGGCTTTCTTCCACCGATCGAGCTGCCACGCCGGATGTGGGCGGGCAGCGACATGCAATTCCACCGCCCGCTTTGCGTCGGCCGCGACATTCGACGCGTCTCGACCATCCTCGATGTCACCGAAAAAGACGGCCGCAGCGGCAAGCTCGCCTTTGTTAAGGTGCAGCATCGTGTCAGCGACGCCGGTGGCGATCTTCTCACCGAGCGACAGGACATCGTCTATCGCGAGGCCGTCCAGGCGCCGACCGCGCCGCCCCCACCAAACCCCGCGCCTGCCTCGCCTGCCTGGTCGAGGAAGATCAAGCCTTCGCCGGTTCTTCTTTTCCGATTTTCCGCGATGACGTTCAACAGCCACCGGATTCATTATGATCGGCCCTATGCCGTCGAGACGGAATTCTACCCCGGCTTGGTCGTTCACGGGCCGCTTCTCGCGACCCTGCTGATGTACGAGTTCAAGGAGCGCTATCCGGAGGCGGATATCGAGGGCTACAAGTTCCGTGCCGTCCGTCCCGTCTTCGATCTGGCGCCCTTTTACGTCTGCGGGTCGATCGACCCGACGGGTGATACCGCCCAGCTTCACATTGCCGATGCGGACAATAATCTTTGCATGCAGGCCTCGGTGAGCTGCCGGCAGCCGCTGGCTTAG
- a CDS encoding alpha/beta hydrolase fold domain-containing protein: MARARAVPSESARMTAEQSLAGADPRDPRASMICGDPKALPALLIAAGERDVLDGDAIRMAERQTQANIRSEFRSPPDSRRSFPALASATPETVAAIARMADCMNAKVDQ, encoded by the coding sequence GTGGCAAGGGCGCGGGCGGTTCCGAGTGAGTCGGCCAGGATGACGGCCGAGCAATCCCTTGCCGGAGCGGACCCTCGCGATCCCCGAGCGTCGATGATTTGCGGCGATCCGAAGGCGCTGCCGGCCCTACTCATCGCGGCCGGCGAACGCGACGTCCTCGATGGTGACGCGATCAGGATGGCGGAGCGCCAGACGCAGGCGAACATCCGCAGCGAATTTCGATCGCCCCCTGATTCAAGACGCTCTTTTCCAGCACTCGCGAGTGCCACCCCCGAAACCGTCGCAGCGATCGCGAGAATGGCGGACTGCATGAATGCAAAGGTCGATCAGTGA